One stretch of Halobaculum marinum DNA includes these proteins:
- the cheY gene encoding chemotaxis protein CheY: MPTSVLIADDSEFMRNLLREILEGEFEIVGEAENGVEAVDLYSEHAPDIVMMDIVMPIRNGIEATTEITEEHPDASIIMCTSVGQEEKMKAAVKAGAEGYITKPFQKPNVLEAINDVVPA; this comes from the coding sequence ATGCCGACTAGCGTGCTGATCGCAGACGACTCGGAGTTCATGCGGAACCTCCTGCGGGAGATCCTCGAAGGAGAGTTCGAGATCGTCGGCGAGGCCGAGAACGGTGTGGAGGCAGTCGACCTCTACAGCGAACACGCCCCCGACATCGTGATGATGGACATCGTCATGCCGATCCGCAACGGAATCGAGGCCACGACCGAGATCACGGAGGAGCACCCGGACGCGAGCATCATCATGTGCACCAGCGTCGGGCAAGAAGAGAAGATGAAGGCCGCGGTGAAGGCGGGCGCCGAGGGGTACATCACGAAACCGTTCCAGAAGCCGAACGTGCTCGAAGCCATCAACGACGTCGTCCCAGCGTAG
- a CDS encoding DUF7500 family protein, producing the protein MSDDAPRGNPGLDPDDLDISKSEYVRELGDDRYVVSPGRRPPRQPREEEPDDGSADAGDDAPEIDAAATAEAAREGLSPDDGPSATADPAGTSTDAPGTTADTAADAVSPGRAGPGSGTAGTTDATPAADPSTPDGAADGLPTDPTGTADTDAGAGQAGTRDRPASHARRGAPRGDAVGDTSSGELDAGAVGQWLAASLADTEFAYGFDATLSLDGRTARHRMASDDVAETFETLVTWFADAAGGDTPPQEALGILLSNMESGPRVPPDAVRRALARLGMSRDDTMTDLLAALDREDGLEL; encoded by the coding sequence ATGAGCGACGACGCGCCGCGCGGCAACCCCGGCCTCGACCCGGACGACCTCGACATTTCCAAGAGCGAGTACGTCCGCGAGCTGGGCGACGACCGCTACGTCGTCTCGCCGGGCCGCCGCCCGCCGCGCCAACCCCGTGAGGAGGAGCCCGACGACGGCTCCGCCGACGCGGGCGACGACGCCCCCGAGATCGACGCGGCCGCGACTGCCGAGGCCGCCCGCGAGGGACTCTCCCCGGACGACGGCCCCAGTGCGACGGCGGATCCGGCCGGCACGTCGACAGACGCACCCGGGACGACGGCAGACACCGCCGCCGACGCCGTGAGTCCCGGGCGCGCCGGCCCGGGCTCCGGGACCGCCGGGACCACAGACGCCACTCCGGCAGCCGACCCGTCGACGCCTGACGGCGCCGCCGACGGCCTGCCGACCGATCCAACCGGGACGGCGGACACCGACGCTGGTGCCGGCCAGGCGGGCACTCGGGATCGTCCCGCCTCACACGCGCGCCGCGGCGCCCCCCGCGGTGACGCAGTCGGCGACACCTCGTCCGGCGAACTGGACGCGGGCGCGGTCGGACAGTGGCTCGCCGCCTCGTTGGCGGACACGGAGTTCGCCTACGGGTTCGACGCGACCCTGTCGCTCGACGGGCGGACGGCCCGCCACCGGATGGCGTCCGACGACGTGGCCGAGACGTTCGAGACGCTCGTCACCTGGTTCGCGGACGCCGCCGGCGGCGACACGCCACCGCAGGAGGCGCTCGGGATCCTCCTGTCGAACATGGAGTCGGGGCCGCGGGTCCCGCCCGACGCCGTTCGGCGGGCGTTGGCGCGACTCGGGATGTCGCGCGACGACACGATGACGGACCTCCTGGCCGCGCTCGACCGCGAGGACGGGCTGGAACTGTAG
- a CDS encoding archaellin/type IV pilin N-terminal domain-containing protein: MFEFVTEEEERGQVGIGTLIVFIAMVLVAAIAAGVLVNTAGFLQSKAQETGTQSSKQVSNRLQEVATVGNVTDTGSGPFIDAVNVTVTLAPGAGEIDLENTTITWIGPDGTFMLNHVNASTSVDDDFQTSVVKNADGSNTVLDDPDDRFNIDFDLGSGSGQPEVLNEGEEVTIKINTRAGATTTIRFTVPESLGDRQGVEL, from the coding sequence GTGTTCGAGTTCGTCACTGAGGAGGAAGAGCGCGGGCAGGTCGGTATCGGGACGCTCATCGTGTTCATCGCGATGGTGCTCGTGGCAGCGATCGCTGCGGGCGTCCTGGTCAACACCGCCGGCTTCCTCCAGAGCAAGGCCCAGGAGACGGGGACCCAGAGCAGTAAGCAGGTCAGTAACCGTCTCCAGGAGGTCGCCACCGTCGGTAACGTCACCGACACCGGCAGCGGGCCGTTCATCGACGCCGTCAACGTGACGGTGACGCTGGCGCCCGGTGCCGGCGAGATCGACCTCGAGAACACGACCATCACCTGGATCGGTCCGGACGGGACGTTCATGCTCAACCACGTGAACGCGTCCACCTCGGTGGACGACGACTTCCAGACCTCGGTCGTGAAGAACGCCGACGGCTCTAACACCGTCCTCGACGATCCGGACGACCGGTTCAACATCGACTTCGACCTCGGTAGCGGCAGCGGGCAGCCCGAGGTGCTCAACGAGGGCGAAGAGGTAACGATCAAGATCAACACGCGCGCCGGCGCGACGACGACGATCCGCTTCACGGTGCCCGAGTCGCTCGGGGACCGGCAGGGCGTCGAGCTGTAG
- a CDS encoding archaellin/type IV pilin N-terminal domain-containing protein, producing MFEFITDEEERGQVGIGTLIVFIAMVLVAAIAAGVLINTAGFLQSKSQETGQQSSKQVSNRLQEVVTVGQVDTANNQIYAVNVTVTQAPGAGEIDLQNATINWIGPSGTETLTHDEASGTNWQFNTTAVKNTDGSNTVLNDADDRFNVNFLLNTTANGPGKLSEGEEVTIKINTMSGATTSIRFTVPESLGQKSAVEL from the coding sequence ATGTTCGAATTCATCACAGACGAGGAAGAGCGCGGGCAGGTTGGTATCGGGACGCTCATCGTGTTCATCGCGATGGTGCTCGTGGCGGCGATCGCCGCGGGCGTCCTCATCAACACCGCCGGCTTCCTCCAAAGTAAGTCGCAGGAGACGGGTCAGCAGTCGAGCAAGCAGGTCAGTAACCGGCTCCAGGAGGTCGTCACTGTCGGGCAGGTCGACACGGCGAACAACCAGATATACGCGGTCAACGTGACCGTGACGCAGGCGCCCGGGGCCGGCGAAATCGACCTCCAGAATGCGACGATCAACTGGATCGGTCCGTCGGGGACCGAGACGCTGACGCACGACGAAGCCTCCGGAACCAACTGGCAGTTCAACACCACGGCGGTGAAGAACACCGACGGCTCCAACACGGTGCTGAACGACGCGGACGACCGCTTCAACGTCAACTTCCTCCTCAACACCACGGCCAACGGCCCCGGCAAGCTCTCCGAGGGTGAGGAAGTGACGATCAAGATCAACACGATGTCCGGCGCGACCACGAGCATCCGCTTCACGGTGCCCGAATCGCTCGGCCAGAAGAGCGCCGTCGAACTGTAA
- a CDS encoding helix-turn-helix domain-containing protein — protein MAGDDEEIIEVLGNKYNPEILDAAGEPKSAQELSDQLGVPIATCYRRINELESTELLELHDRPLSDEHRRIKVYRRCVDGVNVTFRDGLTVELEERSEVKNKLDDVWRTMTDG, from the coding sequence ATGGCCGGGGACGACGAGGAGATCATCGAGGTGCTCGGGAACAAGTACAACCCCGAGATCCTCGACGCGGCGGGCGAACCGAAGTCGGCACAGGAACTCTCGGACCAACTCGGGGTACCGATCGCCACCTGTTACCGGCGGATCAACGAGTTGGAGAGTACCGAGCTACTGGAGCTCCACGACCGACCGCTGTCGGACGAACACCGACGGATCAAGGTGTACCGTCGCTGCGTCGACGGCGTGAACGTCACCTTCCGCGACGGCCTGACTGTCGAGTTGGAGGAGCGCTCTGAGGTGAAGAACAAACTCGACGACGTGTGGCGGACGATGACCGACGGCTGA
- a CDS encoding RAD55 family ATPase has protein sequence MVDTVPTGVDGLDSILNGGLVEHATVLVSGNPGTGKSLFGIQYLYDGVTDHDEHGIYISFEENEEDIRQAAESIGFDRWGDLVDEGAIKVYDKQHMLREGDFSSALETLLEDFANTSYDRLVLDSLTMFSLFFEDEKEKRTYLLKFSDILKQNGLTSLLINEQGAVFPETEIGLENFLTDGNIYFIQTPTDSGVNRYVWVAKMRKQDIDTDIFPMEIGEGGIKVYERAGGFSMMGRDSPDGGF, from the coding sequence ATGGTAGACACGGTTCCGACCGGCGTCGACGGCCTCGACTCGATCCTCAACGGGGGGCTCGTCGAGCACGCGACGGTGTTGGTGAGCGGGAATCCGGGGACGGGGAAGTCCCTCTTCGGCATCCAGTACCTGTACGACGGCGTCACCGACCACGACGAGCACGGCATCTACATCTCCTTCGAGGAGAATGAGGAGGACATCCGGCAGGCGGCCGAGTCGATCGGCTTCGACCGCTGGGGCGACCTCGTCGACGAGGGTGCGATCAAGGTGTACGACAAACAGCACATGCTCCGCGAGGGGGACTTCTCGTCGGCGCTCGAGACGCTCCTCGAAGACTTCGCGAACACCTCCTACGACAGACTCGTGCTCGACTCGCTGACGATGTTCTCGCTGTTCTTCGAGGACGAGAAGGAGAAGCGGACGTACCTCCTGAAGTTCTCCGACATCCTGAAGCAGAACGGCCTCACCTCGCTGCTCATCAACGAGCAGGGGGCGGTGTTCCCCGAGACGGAGATCGGGTTAGAGAACTTCCTCACCGACGGGAACATCTACTTCATCCAGACGCCGACGGACTCGGGCGTCAACCGCTACGTGTGGGTCGCCAAGATGCGCAAACAGGACATCGACACCGACATCTTCCCGATGGAGATCGGGGAGGGCGGGATCAAAGTGTACGAGCGGGCGGGCGGCTTCTCGATGATGGGGCGCGACAGCCCCGACGGCGGCTTCTGA
- a CDS encoding HalX domain-containing protein, translating to MTRHVLIVEDEPEVAELYRGYLAGDYDVTVANTGEEALDLVDDATDAVLLDRRLPDTSGAEILAEIRERDLDCRVAMVTAVEPDVDIVEMGFDLYLVKPATRDDIQSAVERLGTRAEYDDTLQQTASLVTKRAVLEAERTPAELRSSPEYEDLLSNIETLQSELDDLADAFSPDDYRMLFRDMSKSSASESA from the coding sequence GTGACACGGCACGTGCTCATCGTCGAGGACGAACCAGAGGTAGCCGAGTTGTACCGCGGCTACCTCGCCGGTGACTACGACGTGACTGTCGCGAACACCGGCGAGGAGGCGCTCGACCTCGTCGACGACGCGACCGACGCGGTGCTGTTGGACCGACGCCTGCCGGACACGTCCGGCGCGGAGATCCTCGCGGAGATCCGCGAGCGCGACCTCGACTGCCGCGTCGCGATGGTGACGGCGGTCGAACCGGACGTCGACATCGTCGAGATGGGGTTCGACCTGTACCTCGTGAAGCCGGCGACCCGCGACGACATCCAGTCGGCGGTCGAACGCCTCGGCACCCGCGCAGAGTACGACGACACCCTCCAGCAGACCGCCTCGCTCGTGACGAAACGCGCCGTACTGGAGGCCGAGCGGACGCCCGCCGAACTCCGCTCGTCGCCCGAGTACGAGGACCTCCTCTCGAACATCGAGACGCTCCAGTCGGAACTGGACGACCTCGCGGACGCCTTCTCCCCGGACGACTACCGGATGCTGTTCCGCGACATGAGCAAGTCGTCGGCCTCGGAGTCGGCGTAA
- a CDS encoding single-stranded-DNA-specific exonuclease RecJ: protein MASADADADEREAGDSDVFPVPALRERATACAERLCEADEFLLCSHIDADGLTSAAVATSAFERAGFDFETAFFKQLDADAVASIAATDYDVVCFTDFGSGQLDVIAPHEDAGDFVPVIADHHQPADAETEFHLNPLLEGLDGASELSGAGAAYLLARALGDATGTDNRDLAALAVVGAVGDMQDGEGGLSGANEGLVADAVAADALEEVTDLALYGRQTRPLPKLLEYASEARIPGISNDQAGAIEFLSDLDVPMKTGDDEWRRWVDLTADERRTVASALIRRAVSSGVPSERVDSLVGTTYVLADEEPGTELRDVSEFSTLLNATARYERADVGLAVCLGDRGAALERARTLLRNHRRNLSEGLQWVTNEGVERMDNLQWFDAGTRIRETIVGIVAGMAVGADGVSARKPIVAFADKGDGETKVSARGSGFLVREGLDLSAVMREASRSVGGDGGGHDVAAGATIPADQREAFLAAVDELVGEQLAGDE, encoded by the coding sequence ATGGCCAGCGCCGACGCCGACGCGGACGAGCGGGAAGCGGGCGACAGCGACGTGTTCCCCGTCCCGGCGCTCCGCGAGCGCGCTACGGCCTGCGCCGAGCGCCTGTGCGAGGCCGACGAGTTCCTCCTGTGCTCGCACATCGACGCCGACGGCCTCACCAGCGCCGCCGTCGCCACGTCGGCGTTCGAGCGCGCCGGCTTCGACTTCGAGACGGCGTTCTTCAAGCAGCTCGACGCCGACGCCGTCGCCTCTATCGCCGCCACCGACTACGACGTGGTCTGCTTCACCGACTTCGGGAGCGGCCAACTCGACGTGATCGCACCCCACGAGGATGCGGGCGACTTCGTCCCCGTCATCGCGGACCACCACCAGCCCGCGGACGCGGAGACGGAGTTCCACCTGAACCCGCTCCTCGAAGGGCTCGACGGCGCCAGCGAACTGTCCGGCGCGGGCGCCGCCTACCTCCTCGCGCGGGCGCTCGGCGACGCGACGGGGACCGACAACCGCGACCTCGCCGCGCTCGCCGTGGTCGGTGCGGTCGGCGACATGCAGGACGGCGAGGGGGGCCTCTCGGGCGCCAACGAGGGCCTCGTCGCCGACGCCGTCGCCGCCGACGCGCTCGAGGAGGTGACCGACCTCGCGCTGTACGGTCGCCAGACCCGTCCGCTCCCCAAACTGCTTGAGTACGCCAGCGAGGCGCGCATCCCGGGCATCTCCAACGACCAGGCCGGCGCCATCGAGTTCCTCTCGGACCTGGACGTGCCGATGAAGACCGGCGACGACGAGTGGCGCCGGTGGGTCGACCTCACGGCCGACGAGCGCCGCACCGTCGCGAGCGCGCTCATCCGCCGGGCGGTGTCCTCGGGCGTCCCCAGCGAGCGCGTCGACTCGCTGGTCGGGACGACGTACGTGCTCGCCGACGAGGAACCCGGGACGGAACTCCGCGACGTGAGCGAGTTCTCCACGCTCCTCAACGCGACCGCCCGCTACGAGCGCGCCGACGTGGGGCTCGCGGTGTGTCTCGGCGACCGCGGTGCGGCGCTGGAGCGCGCGCGCACCCTCCTGCGCAACCACCGCCGGAACCTCTCTGAGGGGCTCCAGTGGGTGACGAACGAGGGCGTCGAGCGGATGGACAACCTCCAGTGGTTCGACGCCGGCACGCGCATCCGCGAGACCATCGTCGGCATCGTCGCGGGGATGGCCGTCGGCGCCGACGGCGTCTCCGCGCGCAAGCCCATCGTCGCCTTCGCCGACAAGGGCGACGGCGAGACGAAGGTGTCCGCCAGGGGGAGCGGTTTCCTCGTGCGCGAGGGCCTGGACCTCTCGGCGGTGATGCGCGAGGCGAGTCGGTCCGTCGGCGGCGACGGCGGCGGGCACGACGTGGCCGCGGGGGCGACCATCCCGGCGGACCAGCGGGAGGCGTTCCTCGCGGCGGTCGACGAACTCGTCGGCGAACAACTAGCTGGCGACGAGTGA
- the engB gene encoding GTP-binding protein EngB, which yields MTFEGRPNRDAEVVLVGRSNVGKSTLMRELTGHDFTTGKKPGVTRKPNHFDWAPQSFMFTDLPGFGFMSGVEEDHREAIKTDVVRYVEDNADSILAGILVVDGKAVIDIIDRHSEAGDIPHDVEMFSFLQDVDVKPIVAVNKMDKVDDRDERLNALCERLGLYPPWQQWDDTIAPITAKKGSIEPLNEALRDCFREAKRDDLLQFVK from the coding sequence ATGACCTTCGAAGGGCGACCGAACCGTGACGCCGAGGTGGTGCTCGTCGGGCGCTCGAACGTCGGGAAGTCGACGCTGATGCGCGAGTTGACCGGCCACGACTTCACGACGGGGAAGAAGCCGGGCGTCACCCGGAAGCCGAACCACTTCGACTGGGCGCCGCAGTCGTTCATGTTCACCGACCTCCCCGGGTTCGGCTTCATGAGCGGTGTCGAGGAGGATCACCGCGAGGCGATCAAGACGGACGTGGTGCGCTACGTCGAGGACAACGCCGACTCCATCCTCGCCGGCATCCTCGTCGTCGACGGGAAGGCCGTGATCGACATCATCGACCGCCACAGCGAGGCGGGCGACATCCCGCACGACGTGGAGATGTTCAGCTTCCTCCAGGACGTGGACGTGAAACCGATCGTCGCGGTGAACAAGATGGACAAGGTGGACGACCGCGACGAGCGGCTGAACGCGCTGTGTGAGCGCCTGGGGCTGTACCCGCCGTGGCAGCAGTGGGACGACACCATCGCACCGATCACGGCGAAGAAGGGGAGCATCGAACCGTTGAACGAGGCGCTGCGCGACTGCTTCCGCGAGGCGAAGCGCGACGACCTGCTCCAGTTCGTGAAGTAG
- a CDS encoding 5-formyltetrahydrofolate cyclo-ligase → MDKQPLRERIWDALEDSGEARFPFPPHGRIPNFAGADAACDRLTATEAWRDAETIKANPDAPQLPVRRAALRAGKTVYMAVPRLREEHPFLRLAPDEVPDIDDATTVSGSSTHGVPVGPDEVPHVDLIVSGSVAVTEAGGRVGKGEGFADLEFAVLSELGAVDAETTVATTVHELQVVDEAVALDAHDVPLDLICTPERTLRTAEVRAADGDDPTPARPDGVDWDALPAEKLTEIPVLQRLAPE, encoded by the coding sequence ATGGACAAACAGCCCCTCCGCGAGCGGATCTGGGACGCGCTGGAGGACTCGGGCGAGGCGCGGTTCCCGTTCCCGCCCCACGGCCGCATCCCGAACTTCGCGGGCGCCGACGCCGCGTGTGACCGCCTCACCGCGACCGAGGCGTGGCGGGACGCAGAGACGATCAAGGCGAACCCGGACGCCCCGCAGTTGCCGGTCCGCCGCGCCGCACTCCGCGCGGGCAAGACCGTCTACATGGCCGTCCCCCGCCTGCGGGAGGAGCACCCGTTCCTCCGCCTCGCACCCGACGAGGTGCCGGACATCGACGACGCGACGACGGTGTCGGGGTCCTCGACACACGGCGTCCCGGTCGGCCCCGACGAGGTGCCCCACGTCGACTTGATCGTCTCCGGCAGCGTCGCCGTCACCGAGGCCGGCGGCCGGGTCGGGAAGGGCGAGGGGTTCGCGGACCTGGAGTTCGCCGTGTTGTCCGAGTTGGGCGCGGTGGACGCAGAGACGACCGTCGCGACGACGGTCCACGAGCTGCAGGTCGTCGACGAGGCGGTCGCGTTGGACGCCCACGACGTGCCGCTCGACCTGATCTGTACCCCCGAACGGACGCTCCGAACCGCCGAGGTCCGTGCGGCCGACGGCGACGATCCGACGCCCGCACGACCCGACGGCGTCGACTGGGACGCGCTCCCGGCGGAGAAACTGACCGAGATTCCGGTGCTCCAACGACTCGCACCGGAGTAG
- a CDS encoding TIGR00341 family protein has product MRLVQVMVPAGKRETVLATLDDEGIDYVLSDETSGREYTAVVSFPLPTEAVEPVLAELREAGLERDAYTVVLDAETVVSKRFEALEERYENGDEGNGDRIAREELLARATDMAPRFPTFVTMTVISAVVATAGLLLDSAAVVVGSMVIAPLIGPAMAASAGTVLDDDDLFERGVKLQLLGGVLAVASAAGFAAILRYGSVVPFSASEVFSIAEVRERLAPDVLSLPIALGAGVAGALSLSSGVSSALVGVMIAAALVPPTAVVGIGLAWGEPVAVSGAALLVLVNFVSINFAALATLWYKGYRPERFWRLDETRATTIKRVGVLGVGILLASGVLLGVTVATVESAQFESAAQAEADALLDGDAYVLDVAVTYGGFPFRQPTAVTVTVGHPPGETPPRIADELARRLADDAASPFGVGKPATVDVSVRYVPVESTTVDGAA; this is encoded by the coding sequence GTGCGACTCGTCCAGGTGATGGTTCCCGCGGGCAAACGCGAGACAGTACTCGCGACGCTCGACGACGAGGGTATCGACTACGTGCTCTCCGACGAGACGAGCGGTCGCGAGTACACCGCCGTCGTCTCGTTCCCGCTGCCGACAGAAGCCGTCGAACCGGTGCTCGCCGAGTTGCGCGAGGCTGGCCTCGAACGCGACGCCTACACCGTCGTCCTCGACGCCGAGACGGTCGTCTCCAAGCGCTTCGAGGCGCTGGAAGAGCGATACGAGAACGGCGACGAGGGCAACGGCGACCGGATCGCCCGCGAGGAACTGCTCGCGCGGGCGACCGACATGGCGCCGCGGTTCCCCACGTTCGTCACGATGACCGTCATCAGCGCGGTCGTCGCCACCGCGGGACTGCTGCTCGACTCCGCCGCGGTCGTCGTCGGGTCGATGGTCATCGCGCCGCTCATCGGCCCGGCGATGGCCGCCAGCGCCGGCACCGTCCTCGACGACGACGACCTGTTCGAGCGGGGGGTGAAACTCCAACTGCTCGGCGGCGTGCTCGCGGTCGCCAGCGCCGCGGGGTTCGCAGCGATACTGCGGTACGGGTCGGTCGTCCCCTTCTCCGCGAGCGAGGTGTTCTCCATCGCGGAGGTGCGCGAGCGCCTCGCGCCCGACGTGCTCTCGCTCCCCATCGCCCTCGGCGCGGGCGTCGCGGGCGCACTGTCGCTGTCGTCGGGCGTCTCCTCGGCGCTCGTCGGCGTGATGATCGCGGCGGCGCTGGTGCCGCCGACGGCGGTCGTCGGCATCGGCCTCGCGTGGGGCGAACCAGTCGCGGTGTCGGGTGCGGCGCTGCTCGTGCTCGTCAACTTCGTGTCGATCAACTTCGCGGCGCTGGCGACGCTGTGGTACAAGGGGTACCGCCCCGAGCGGTTCTGGCGCCTCGACGAGACCCGCGCGACGACGATCAAACGGGTCGGCGTGCTCGGCGTCGGCATCCTGCTGGCCTCGGGCGTGCTCCTCGGTGTCACCGTCGCGACCGTCGAGAGCGCGCAGTTCGAGAGCGCCGCCCAAGCGGAGGCGGACGCGCTGCTCGACGGTGACGCATACGTGTTGGACGTGGCGGTCACCTACGGCGGGTTCCCGTTCCGTCAGCCGACCGCGGTGACGGTGACGGTCGGTCACCCGCCGGGGGAGACGCCGCCACGGATCGCCGACGAGTTGGCCCGCCGACTCGCCGACGACGCCGCCTCGCCGTTCGGGGTGGGGAAGCCGGCGACGGTCGACGTGTCGGTGCGGTACGTCCCGGTCGAGAGCACGACCGTCGACGGCGCCGCGTGA
- a CDS encoding SIMPL domain-containing protein, whose translation MDRRVLPALLVAAMLALAGCAGAATNAPGQLQTTNSSTAAATVTSGGTATVSASPDLAVIGVAVEARADTAAEARSQVATQVEELQSALTDAGYEAETTAFRLSPEYDYAGETRELVGYRAYHALQFETTPDDAGSAVDLAVDNGATAIQTVQFTLSDERRAELREEALAAAVNDARATAETVAGAADRGVGSELSIQVGSAGFQPYDSRVAYETAADAGASTSFEPGEVSVTASVTVTYELE comes from the coding sequence ATGGACAGACGAGTCCTCCCTGCGCTCCTCGTCGCGGCCATGCTCGCACTCGCGGGCTGTGCCGGTGCGGCGACGAACGCCCCAGGCCAGTTACAGACGACGAACAGTTCGACCGCCGCGGCCACCGTCACCAGCGGCGGCACGGCCACCGTGAGCGCCTCCCCGGACCTCGCCGTGATCGGCGTCGCCGTCGAGGCACGCGCCGACACCGCCGCCGAGGCGCGCTCGCAGGTCGCCACCCAGGTCGAGGAACTCCAGTCGGCGCTGACCGACGCCGGCTACGAGGCGGAGACGACCGCGTTCCGGCTCAGCCCCGAGTACGACTACGCCGGCGAGACGCGCGAACTCGTTGGGTACCGCGCGTACCACGCCCTCCAGTTCGAGACGACGCCCGACGACGCCGGGAGCGCCGTCGACCTCGCGGTCGACAACGGCGCCACCGCGATCCAGACCGTGCAGTTCACCCTGAGCGACGAGCGCCGCGCCGAGTTGCGCGAGGAGGCGCTCGCCGCCGCCGTGAACGACGCCCGCGCGACCGCCGAGACGGTCGCCGGCGCCGCCGACCGCGGAGTCGGCTCGGAGCTGTCGATCCAGGTCGGCTCGGCCGGGTTCCAGCCGTACGACTCGCGGGTCGCCTACGAGACGGCCGCCGACGCCGGCGCGAGCACGTCGTTCGAGCCCGGAGAGGTGAGCGTCACGGCGTCGGTGACGGTGACGTACGAGTTGGAGTGA
- a CDS encoding SHOCT domain-containing protein, producing MSDDDSRLVTGTMLGLFLAFGVDVIVIVGALWYVGEVAGSTAGRVTAAILAAFSLWVVGRWVRLRRADGTDDAADTASGEADADPVERLKRRYADGEVSDEEFERRIDRLLDADSRFEAGEVDGNEAGDRLRESE from the coding sequence GTGAGCGACGACGACTCCCGGCTGGTCACCGGGACGATGCTCGGACTGTTTCTCGCGTTCGGCGTCGACGTGATCGTGATCGTCGGCGCGCTGTGGTACGTCGGCGAGGTCGCCGGCTCGACCGCCGGTCGCGTCACCGCCGCGATCCTCGCCGCGTTCTCGCTGTGGGTCGTCGGCCGGTGGGTCCGCCTCCGGCGGGCCGACGGGACCGACGACGCGGCTGACACGGCGAGCGGTGAGGCCGACGCTGACCCGGTTGAGCGTCTCAAGCGGCGCTACGCGGACGGCGAGGTATCAGACGAGGAGTTCGAGCGTCGCATCGACCGCCTCCTCGACGCGGACAGCCGGTTCGAGGCGGGGGAGGTCGACGGGAACGAGGCGGGCGACCGACTCCGCGAGTCAGAGTAG
- a CDS encoding NOG1 family protein codes for MTFEDLPTTPRAEELLDKAFSRASRAGRAKDGWDAQETMLITAANILSDNLANVSTSWPDFEFEVEPFYYELADAVVNVDELRQALSEVNWASRQIDELRSEYQAKMRRSGVETARKHRKQAFARMADIIDEISDDLLTVGEARDALKTLPDIRPDEPAIVVAGYPNVGKSSFVNHVTRASNEIASYPFTTKAVQIGHFERDRIRYQIIDTPGILDRPEEERNGIERQAVSALTHLADAVVFVLDASGDCGYPLESQLELLAEVEERFDAPVLVVCNKSDRSTDVEADAYMSVAEEENVDAVLDMAVEAVGFEPDLPTRGED; via the coding sequence ATGACGTTCGAAGACCTCCCCACGACACCGCGGGCGGAGGAACTCCTGGACAAGGCGTTCTCCCGCGCCTCCCGGGCCGGCCGCGCGAAAGACGGCTGGGACGCCCAGGAGACGATGCTGATCACCGCCGCGAACATCCTCTCGGACAACCTCGCCAACGTCTCCACCTCGTGGCCCGACTTCGAGTTCGAGGTCGAGCCGTTCTACTACGAACTCGCCGACGCCGTCGTCAACGTGGACGAACTGCGCCAGGCGCTGTCGGAGGTGAACTGGGCGTCTCGTCAGATCGACGAGTTGCGCTCGGAGTACCAGGCGAAGATGCGCCGCTCGGGCGTCGAGACCGCGCGCAAGCACCGCAAGCAGGCGTTCGCCCGAATGGCGGACATCATCGACGAGATCTCCGATGACCTCCTGACGGTCGGCGAGGCCCGCGACGCGCTGAAGACGCTCCCCGACATCCGCCCCGACGAGCCCGCGATCGTCGTCGCCGGCTACCCCAACGTCGGGAAGTCCTCGTTCGTCAACCACGTGACGCGCGCCTCCAACGAGATCGCGTCGTACCCGTTCACGACGAAGGCCGTCCAGATCGGCCACTTCGAGCGCGACCGCATCCGCTACCAGATCATCGACACGCCGGGCATCCTCGACCGCCCGGAGGAGGAGCGCAACGGCATCGAGCGGCAGGCCGTCTCCGCGCTCACGCACCTCGCGGACGCCGTCGTGTTCGTGCTCGACGCCTCCGGCGACTGCGGCTACCCGCTGGAATCGCAACTCGAACTGCTCGCGGAGGTCGAAGAGCGCTTCGACGCCCCCGTGCTCGTCGTCTGCAACAAGAGCGACCGCTCGACCGACGTGGAGGCGGACGCGTACATGAGCGTCGCCGAGGAGGAGAACGTCGACGCGGTGCTCGACATGGCGGTCGAGGCCGTCGGCTTCGAGCCGGATCTGCCGACGCGCGGCGAGGACTGA